TCCCACAGCTAAGGGAGGTTGAAAACTCCGACTAAAAAACCCCCCTCTAAAAAAATCTCCACTAAATAATGCATGTTCAAGGGGTTGCTGAAAAACGCTGGAAATGCCGGAAATTCCTTGTGGCGGCATAACTTCAGTGGTCTTCAAAACTGTCGAGAAACGATTTACGAAGGTTGAAAGCCCCCTCTAAAAATGGAAAAAACCACCggtaaatgtgttttttttgtaGTGCAACAACCGTAGCTAACTTGACCACACATCAACACAATTAGAGAAGACTAACATGGCAACAAACTACTCATCTAAGTAACAAACTAGCTAATCAATCGATACTTCTAGTAGCCCCCGGAAGCTGGAAGCGGTAAGCACTAGCACCACCAGCTTCAGAATAGAACTATCCAAAAAACATCCATTTATGAACATCAACAGAAATCTTGAACAGAAATGAGCTTGAATTGCATATTCCCTGAAATCTGTTATGTCTTCCAATCAAAGCTATAAACTATATCACCAAGATTCTCTAGGCAATCCCATGTAGAAGAAGCTTTGACAAATAGAACACCGCAAACAGAGTATGTGGTAAAGCTGTTGTGCCAAAATTCTGTCAAGGAAAAATTGCTTCCATTTACTTTCTCGAAGCATCTGTTCAAACACCTTTAAAGAAACTCCAAGATCCACTCGGATCAAACAAAATTATCCAATCTTGCAACCAAATAACAAACAAGGATTCCATGCAAATGACTAACAAAGACTCCACGAACCACTACCTTTCTTTGTAATTGTTATCAACAAATTCATGGAAAAACCCTACAACATCTGAAGCTCTATTAGCCAAACCAATTAAAACACCTTGTTTCTTTTTCTGCTTTTCAAAAACTTGCTTTCTGGTTTCATTTGAAACTTCCTTACCATCGAGTATGAATGCGGAAGAAAAGATCGTTGCGTCAAGAAAACTTACCCTAACACAGGGTACTTCTACGAGATATACCGGGAAAAAGTTGTTTGTCAATAGTATGAAAATTTCCACGATGGGAGTGAGAAGTTGTTGGAACTAGACTTGTTGTGAAGCAATCTATTCCAAACATCTCCCGATATTGAACGGTGGTGAGCAGAAAATAAACTCTCACCTCATGTAAAATTTCTTCGTCAAAGGAAGAGATGGCTCGTTTCCATCATCATGTTGTGCTTTCTTGCAAAGATGATTGACGATAATCTTTGCATGGAGAAATCTCTTATCACCGATATAACAAGATCCATTTTGAATTATATTTAAGGGATTATTTGGTTGTTTTCTCTGATGGTCCTTGCTTTGCATCGTCTTTACGAGAGCAAACAATGCTAGAATAAGGTCTTTCTTGTCTCAAACCCGAATGACGTGTTGCTGCTCAAAGGAAACCTGAGAATCGAATTTTGAAGCATTCTCACTCCAAATGAAATTGCTGACAATGAAAGGATCTTTTGTTGATTTCCATGCCGgatattcagcttctgtattGGCAAAGAAAGACAGTGAAAAATCACCGAAAATTCTTATACTTTGAGTTATCTATGGTGGAAACAAAGGAAGGTGAATTCATGTAGACGTTGACTCCAAGGCTGGTGATGAATTCCAAGAAACTGATGCCATTGCAGCGCTTGAAACCTTGACGGCGAGTTTGTCGAAGGTGGCTGTCATAGCGAGACAGAAGTAGTGATGAGCTCCATTTTTGGAGCTCTCATACCATATTAGGATAATAGAATAGAAGATCCCAAGACCAGCAATAATTCACAGAAAAAGAATAACCAGCAGTCATTTGTAGACCTAGACCAGCAATCACTCATGATGGAAAAGATTGAAAATTTCTAATGAAGAAGAATTCATTGAAGAGAACTATGAAAGATTACTACAGAATGATACAATCTGATCACTATTTATGCAATGAATCATACGAGTGTTAACTCTATGATAGTTAACCAAGTCTACTACTTAGTTATACATTAACCATAACTAACATCACcacacatcaacatagtaataCAAACCTAATTAACATCACAACAAACTAATCATCTAAGTAACTAGCTAATCAATCAATACTTCTAATAAATAGGAAGAGAAGGTTAGTGGAAATGTGATTATAAGAAAAAGTGAGAATCTATCAAAATTTTGAAACTGATAATATTTGTatttattcttaattttttgtCGAGTAATGTAGTATAGTACACCTTCAAATATGTTCTGAAAACTCTTTATATGGTATGATACACAGCATTGTTCCAATGTACGTGTAAGGGTATAATGGTACACTACAAGGAACAAATCTAAGTGGTTGAAACGACAAAACAGATCTGACTCCACACAAAAATTTGTCCACCTTCTCACTCATCCAATACATATATGGACTAGATTCTCTCCTTTTCAGTAGTGAAATTAACTCCACAAGCTACTTCCCCTTGTTTCCATCATATAGGGGGGTCACCCGCAACAACTTGAACAAATCATGCATATCATCTAACAATCAATATCCACTTCTCTTTCTCCACAATAATCCGTGTTCCTCTCCAACATTATGTGTGAAGAAAAAGCATAACActatcacaaaaaaaaatgagcCAGTGTGTTCCCAGCTGGGATATCGATGACAACCCACCACCCCCAAGAGCCTCTCTTCGTTCCAACTCCAATTCAACTGCCCCTGATGTCTCCATgtaagttttctttctttctattccttgctttctcttttcatttatcttccttttttatcatatattatcTGTCATATCTCGAACATTTCTCTCTTCCATTCCTGTCTCTCATATTAATGTCTTGTTCGTGTGACTTGATGAATTCAGGTTAGACTATGATGTTGCAGAGCTTACATGGGAAAACGGACAACCTTCCATGCATGGCTTAGGGCTGCCGCGAGTGCCGGTGAAATcatccactaccaccaccaatACCGCTCCTCACAAGGAGGCATGGGAAAAGCCTCGTGGTAGTGGCACCTTGGAGTCTATAGTGAACCAAGCCACTACCTTACCCCAGTGGGGTAAGTCATCTTTTGTTGGCGGTGACAATATTGGTGGCGTTTATGGGAACGTGCTAGTCCCATGGCTTAACCCACACCGCGCTGCGGCCATCGCAGCTGCCAGCGCCTCCAACACCATGACCATGGATGCGCTCGTGCCCTGCACGAATCGTTCTGAGGAGAAGAGCACCCAGGTCATTGATTCTGCTGCAACCGGAGGGCTTGGAACGAGCATGATGGGTGGTTCCACACGTGTGGGGTCATGCAGTGGTGTGGCTGCCACGGCTGCACGGGAGGATGGCGCGTTCCTGGCGGAGGTTGCAAAGCGTGGCAAGGTGGCGACAACACGCGTGCCGGCAAACAGCCGTGACCAGAGTGTGAGTGGCAGCGCCACCTTTGGGATGAACAGCCAGCACGTGACACTAGACACATGCGACATGGAGTTTGGTTTGGGTTTTACTTCCACCTCCATAGGGTCTTTGGAAAACACAAAGACCACCACAGTTGATGACCACGATTCTGTTTGCCATAGTAAACCAACGgtaatactttattttatgtTGAAATATTTGCTAATATTTTTCACAATAGATTAACTTTTTTAAGAGATTCTTCCTATAATGGTCAATGGACTTTATGCATACATTATTTGGTCCACCACATTATTTTCCTTTGTTATGAACTTCTACTTTTCATATTGACCTTCATATCAATCTTTTCATGCTAATTAATAATTGCTATCTTTGAGagagaaggggggggggggggggcatatGTGAGTTATAACCTACTTTAATAAGTGCACTTAGACTCTACTATTTGATCTTACTTTTATGATTAGACACTCTTCATATACTATAATTGTAAAGTTAAGATTACTTTCACTCACCTATTTTGCAAGTATATGCTAGAACCCTTGaattattatatatttgaaattaatatatttcttttatttttgatttcttccaaacacacacacatatatatttatattgaatgttattcttaatattttatcttttatgtTAGTTTTATTATTTGTAACTATCTCTTATGCAATTTTGGAAGAGAGGGGACGGGGCggaggagagaaagagagaaaacagAAAATCTTCAGTGTGCACCAAAAGGAGCAGAGCTGCAGCTATACACAACCAATCTGAAAGGGTGAGCACCGAATCAACTTTAATTTAATGTACGTGTCTGAGCGTGTAAAATAGCAAAATCAAGAATTTGTTTTTCATTGGTTCATTTTGTATAATTGGCTTTTCAGAAAAGGAGGGATAAGATAAACCAAAGAATGAAGACACTGCAAAAGTTGGTCCCAAATTCCAGCAAGGTACGTATATAGAATATAATTGAAACTAGTGGATATTTTTCTAAGCTGCCAATTATGGGTGCTCACTAGGGTGGACTATTagtattttggtccaccggtgcactcGGGGCATTTCAGACTTTTTACTGTGGGTATTTTAGACTTTTCCCTTCTTCTCTTTCTCCCTCCCACCCTCCCCTCCACTCACTTCGGTCATCTCCAACAACACCCACAAACACCATCAGCACCACCGTGAAGAAAACGTTAAAAATCACCTTTGATTTctccttttgttttttttttcttttcaattttgatGGAAGGGGAGAGTTCCCCCTCACCAAAGCATGACATTGCAGAGGAGTGGATGGAAGGGGAGAGTGGTAGATCTGGTCTGAAACACCATCAGGCACTCTGGTCCGGCTCTCAATTTCTCCTACTGTTTCAGTCTCAATACACACCTTAGTGAGTTTCAGTCTCAATACACGTCTGGTTCCCTTCCCTTTTGAAGCTTTGACTCAAAACTCTGACCCAGATCGCTCTCAATCTCTCTTGGTGAACCAGATCCGtttcttttatgttttatgGGTTTCAGAAAGCTTTAATATTTTTCCTGGGTTTGGATGTATTTGAGAGGCTTGATCAAGGGTATTTGGGATTTGAAGGGTTGAATGAGGTTGAGATTTTTTTTGCATTTGGTgggattttatttcttttttaatttcaacTTCCAGCTGCACGTCGAGTTCTGTACTGGGTGGGGAAAGCTAGGCATGAATAGCAATTGGGTTTTTCTTTTGAGCTCGTTAGTTTGCTTTGTAAATTCTCCCATGTGTTTGCAACCAGTGTTCTGCATTGGTTTTCTTTTTTGTCTTTACCCAAAAATAATGGAAGTGGTGGTTCATGGAATTGATGGAAGTAGTAGCTCATGGAAGGTGTCACCGTGATTCACTTCTCCGGCAAGGAGGGGAAGGGTGGGGAAGAAGTGTCTGAGTCATTTACAGTTTTACCCTTTTTACATTCATCAAATTCTCATCATTCAATTAAAGAATATTCTAAGATGCTGAGATCTAATGGTGATAAATGATGGTGCACCGTTGGACCAAAATATTaatggtccaccctagtgggcaccccaATTATGATATTGTAATTGTGGTATCTGACTCAATTCCTTAGTATCTAATGGTCCCAAATTATATCAGTTTAGTGAGAGAAACAGTTGTATATACTTCACTGATGTAACATTGATTTTGCTCATTCACTTAACTAGACTTCAAGTAGAGGTCCCATGAGGATTCGGCACTATGAAATTCATATTCTTTTAGGGTCTTCCCTTTAAGCAAATAATGTaggattttattaattaaatttggtATTGTTTAACTccttaaatttattttagatggactaataatattaattattaatttcaaataaaaagtgACTAGATATATGACAAGATAGcccttatatatatatgaagacaATCCTCACCTACAAGCtaacttttggggtagagttagatctctcaaattctaatatggtattagATCGTTTATTGGATTGGATGTACTTAACACCGTAACACAGCTTATTCTCATGCTATATAATTGatataaaaacattttaatatttaattatctGCATGATATTAAAATTTGTTTAGCTAGCTACTCTGGCTGATGGGATATATGTGGACATGAACATTTTTCATTCAACGTATACAGCTATGGTAATCTGGGGATAGTGTTTGTAGCCTTCTAAGTCCACACATACTCCAATTACTTATAGCAGTGACACTTCGACACAAGGTTGTTTGGTGAGGAGACACTGAACTGCCACCACAGAAGCCCTTTTTCTAGTGTAGGGCCTGATGATCATTGATGCCAAAAACATACAGACAATTTACATTAATTTTGACAAAACACCCAAAACAGGGATGAAAAGAAAGAAGTTAGAAAAAGAACCCAAAATCTCCGGATAAGAAAGAAGTAAGAAAAAGAACCCAAAATCTCCGGATagatggaagaaaaaaaaacatttcaacCCTACAATCAAACATTTTGCTGCAGAAAAGTAGATTTTTCATCCAAGAATGATTTAATTATTAGACATTTTATTATGATGTTTATATGTTTATAATTCAATTTCATATATATTGCACGTATATTTGTGGTTATAGATATTATATGGTTATCACATATGaactttattattaattttttctaatAGGCTGATAAAGCTTCAATGTTGGATGAGGTGATAGAATATCTGAAGCAATTGCAAGCACAAGTGCAGATGATAAACAGATTCAACATGTCATCCATGATGCTCCCGATGACCATGCAACAACAACTTCAAATGTCGATGATGGGGCCAATGGGCATGGGGATGGGAATGGGTATGGGGATGGGAATGGGAATGGGGATGGATATGAACACCATGAATCGGGCTAACATGCCCGGCATGCCTCCAGTCCTCCACCCTTCTGCCTTCATGCCCATGGCCTCATGGGATGCTGCGACAGCCGCAACCGGCGGTGACCGGCTTCAAGGACCTCCAGCCACCATGATGCCTGACCCTATGTCCACATTTTTCGGATGCCAATCACAGGTGAGCAAATAGTATTATATTATGCATCTTTCATTCTTTGTTGTGTTTCAATTATGTTGTAAGCTATTTACATAAACTCTCACGAACACTAGAATTAACGCCAATCTTATAAGATAACCTTTAAGACGATTTTATGTTTCTCAAACGTGGCCCTATTGTCTAATCAAttgtaagaaaataaaaatagaaaataattttttattgaatatttGTATTAAAAGTAAAAAGTTACTTTTATAGGATAAAGTATTATCCTTCTCATTATAAGCATTGAAAGCAACCTTGTTTTGTTGATCTGGCTGGGTAATGAACACTAAAGGCACTAGTGATGATTGACAAGGTTGTAGAAATCGGTCATATCATTTGCCTTGCGGCATTAATTTTGTATTTTGGATTGTTAGGATGTTGACAAAGTTgattaaataaaatttgtatCTAGCTAATATCCGTCACTCTCCAAAGTTGTCACGGAAAAGGATCGTGATCATGAGGTTCCATAGAAATTCCTCAAAATATATTTAACAATTTCAAATTAGTAAAGGCTTTAAATTGTCCACATCTCTCCATTATCTAACAAGAATCTTCATTTTGACTTATGGCACCAATTGGCAATTAGAATACCTTTATTTGGAATTTTAGAACTTTTTAAAACTCCTCTTAGATGTATATATGGTTATAAAAAACTCTTATTGAGTGAGGTGACTTTCTTTAgctttgatatattttttttaattttttttcgtatGTATGATTTCATTGATGATTTTTTAACCAACATAATGAGTACAATTAgtagtgattttttttaaccTATTCATTATTCACAGCCCATGAACATGGAAGCCTATAGTAGGCTTGCTGCGATGTATCAACAGCTGCACCAGCCTCCAGCTTCTGGTCCAAAGAATTGAGATGTTTGCTGAGTTGCAGCAAAAATGTGTGCATATTTATTCTTTATATGAGAAATATTCATATTAGCTCCAAAGCTGGTTATGTGAAACAATAGCATAGTATTTACACTGCCCTTCTTGGATGAGAAATTTATTAAGAATCGGTGGCTTTCTATTGTAACTTGAATAATatatttgttgttttgttcaatAGCttatttgttatttcttttattttcttcttttcactTTATTGAATGGCTTGACTTGAATGATTATCATAAAGTAACAGTACTTTCTTTTTAATGGACcccaagagtttttttttttaaacagtgAGAATCATATCACATTCATTTTATCTTGGGCCCTTTTATCTTTCAAAGTGCAACAGCGGAAGCCGAATGGGCAATGACTACCCAAACATGCTACTccctccctccggtcctatttataagcatgaaagagaagaaaaatcttggttctttttataagaaccaaatgaaagtttgagctatattaattaattttttccaatgatgcccttattaattctaacttgtaaaatgtgtctcattaattattctctcttttccactttccaacactaataacaaaggataattttggaagttcattttaatttaagacaaatttaatgcattttatctagtttaactacatttcttaaactatgtgaattttttttttgttgcttataaataggaccggagggagtatatgttagtattattattttatttcgtAATTAGTATAGATGTGCTCATACATCATCCACCCTCTATCCCTCTATTTGTTAAATTTGAGTTCTCAATCTTGAATCTGTGAGAACATCCTTCTAAGGTATTACACCTTAAAACTTCTGGAAAGCGTAACCAAACTAGATTACATTTCGGGATAACAATGGGAAAAGAAGAAGAGCATCAAAGTCATGCAACAGATGCTCCTACCAACTCGGCTGGGGAGAAAGACTCTTACCGATTGCTGGAAAAAGGGGAAACATCGAGAAATTGTGGCAGAACTGGTGGAAGAACCCTAGGGTGCGGTGGAATTTGCGGTGGAGCAAAGATGCAGATAACAAAGCAATTTCAGGATTCTGAAAGGGAAAGTGTAAAATGAGGGTAGTGGGGTTGAATTTATAGGGTGAAGTTGGGAAATGCAACAAGCATGAGGGAGAAACGACATGTCCCAAAGCCCAAAATTTTCGTGGAACAAAGTGTTTTCTCGAGCTCCGTGAAAGTAATTAATTCTTATAAATGTCATATCATGATATCCTTGAATCGAGGTTGCGTGTGTCAGACTGTTGAACGTGATGGTTGATTGAATAGTCATGTTGGTTGCATAGGGTCGTCAGAACATAATGAACCATTACGACTAGTTAGTATGAACTAACGGGGTGAGGGAGACAGGTAATGACTAAGCATAACAAATTCAATTTAGTTAATGATATGCTCATTCTTATGAACAAACGACTTAACAAAAGAAGATTGAGGCAAGGAAAAGAAGAATCTAAGAGGTGATAAAGGGCACATACTCATATGCTGGTTGAAGCAGTTGGTCGTGGGGGCGAGCTTCGCTGTGAAAGTTGAGACAAGATTAGTGCAGTCCAGAAGGTGAGTCATGTAACGACGCCCTTGCGCACTAGTCAAAACCTCCATTCGAAGGG
This is a stretch of genomic DNA from Lotus japonicus ecotype B-129 chromosome 1, LjGifu_v1.2. It encodes these proteins:
- the LOC130729488 gene encoding transcription factor UNE10, whose product is MSQCVPSWDIDDNPPPPRASLRSNSNSTAPDVSMLDYDVAELTWENGQPSMHGLGLPRVPVKSSTTTTNTAPHKEAWEKPRGSGTLESIVNQATTLPQWGKSSFVGGDNIGGVYGNVLVPWLNPHRAAAIAAASASNTMTMDALVPCTNRSEEKSTQVIDSAATGGLGTSMMGGSTRVGSCSGVAATAAREDGAFLAEVAKRGKVATTRVPANSRDQSVSGSATFGMNSQHVTLDTCDMEFGLGFTSTSIGSLENTKTTTVDDHDSVCHSKPTRGDGAEERKRENRKSSVCTKRSRAAAIHNQSERKRRDKINQRMKTLQKLVPNSSKADKASMLDEVIEYLKQLQAQVQMINRFNMSSMMLPMTMQQQLQMSMMGPMGMGMGMGMGMGMGMGMDMNTMNRANMPGMPPVLHPSAFMPMASWDAATAATGGDRLQGPPATMMPDPMSTFFGCQSQPMNMEAYSRLAAMYQQLHQPPASGPKN